The following are encoded together in the Macadamia integrifolia cultivar HAES 741 chromosome 10, SCU_Mint_v3, whole genome shotgun sequence genome:
- the LOC122091062 gene encoding uncharacterized protein LOC122091062, protein MAICSSRWLALAAIIFMAGSLISSKGVSSQGCGLDLMGLVYKCLPIIQNPVVEEVTQSHWCCGALKNVEIPCVCKYITKELEELFSMDKVVDVAEQCGVTLPHGMICGSYTIPKA, encoded by the exons atggcaatTTGTAGCAGTAGATGGTTGGCCTTGGCAGCCATAATATTCATGGCCGGAAGTCTGATCTCCAGCAAGGGTGTCTCATCCCAGGGATGCGGACTTGATCTTATGGGTTTAGTGTATAAATGCTTGCCCATCATTCAAAATCCGGTGGTGGAGGAGGTAACACAGTCTCATTGGTGTTGTGGTGCGTTGAAGAATGTGGAAATCCCATGCGTCTGCAAGTACATCACCAAGGAATTGGAGGAGCTGTTCAGCATGGATAAGGTAGTCGATGTTGCAGAGCAGTGTGGAGTGACTCTTCCCCATGGGATGATATGTGGAA GTTACACCATACCAAAGGCATGA